A stretch of Pseudomonas taetrolens DNA encodes these proteins:
- a CDS encoding cbb3-type cytochrome c oxidase subunit I, with amino-acid sequence MFGQLGWDSLVFTGAIKHPSASEFVAFGAGSIVVLGAVAVVVLLTAMRWWGPLWRDWLTSVDHKKIGIMYIVIALVMFLRALIEAGVMRSQQLAAYDSAGYLSADHFGQLFTTHGTIMIFFVAMPFITGLMNYVMPLQIGARDVSFPLLNAISLMLTAAGAGLIMVSLVVGEFSTGGWSGYPPFTGIEFSPGEGVDYWIWSVTLASIGSTLTGLNFAVTLYKKRCPGMDMFRMPLFCWTTLCTSILMIFAMAPLTVATIMLALDRYAGFHFFTNGDGGNMMNFANLFWLFGHPEVYILLLPALGVWSEVVSTFVGKRIYGYTSLVYATMCIAVFSFGVWLHHFFTMGQSANVNAIFGIATMIIGIPTGVKVYDWILTMYRGRIRITTPMLFHINFLLTFVLGGMTGILLANPTVDFQVHNSLFLIAHFHNMIIPGVLFGMFAAVQYWFPKAFGYRLHEGWGKAAFWSLAPGFLLAFFPLYWLGMNGAPRRTVMWADPAFYPWLALAMLGAVLLLVGTVFLLVQIGVSIRQRRQLAVPLGDPWDGRSLEWSIPSPPPAWNFAVVPQVDGRDAFTEAKKDGQAYRSPAAYSDIEIPCNSMVAPLIGIFTFTLSFALVWHIWWLAVVSFILVWGGVIARSFVSQTHEIIPASRVEAENEAFLAAARVTPGVTRDLEMSPENRGKAAPDRLGQPGQKRPDDVLESAI; translated from the coding sequence ATTTTCGGACAACTTGGCTGGGACTCGCTGGTCTTCACCGGTGCCATCAAACACCCCTCCGCCAGCGAGTTTGTGGCGTTTGGTGCGGGTAGCATTGTGGTGCTGGGGGCCGTCGCCGTTGTGGTTCTGCTCACCGCGATGCGCTGGTGGGGGCCGCTCTGGCGCGACTGGCTGACCAGTGTCGATCACAAGAAAATCGGCATCATGTACATCGTGATCGCCCTCGTCATGTTTTTGAGAGCTCTGATCGAAGCGGGTGTGATGCGCTCTCAGCAACTGGCCGCTTACGACAGTGCCGGCTACCTGTCGGCTGACCACTTTGGTCAGTTGTTCACGACCCACGGTACCATCATGATTTTCTTCGTGGCGATGCCGTTCATCACCGGGCTCATGAACTATGTGATGCCTCTGCAGATTGGTGCGCGGGATGTCAGCTTCCCGCTGCTCAATGCTATTTCCCTGATGCTGACGGCGGCTGGCGCAGGTCTGATCATGGTGTCGCTGGTGGTGGGTGAGTTCTCAACCGGCGGCTGGAGCGGCTATCCGCCGTTTACCGGCATCGAGTTCAGCCCCGGAGAGGGCGTGGACTACTGGATATGGTCCGTCACCCTGGCGTCGATCGGCTCGACCCTGACCGGGCTCAACTTCGCTGTCACACTCTATAAAAAGCGCTGCCCGGGCATGGACATGTTCCGCATGCCGCTGTTTTGCTGGACGACGCTTTGCACCTCGATTTTGATGATCTTCGCCATGGCGCCACTCACCGTCGCCACGATCATGTTGGCCCTGGACCGCTACGCCGGTTTCCACTTCTTCACCAATGGTGACGGTGGCAACATGATGAACTTTGCCAACCTGTTCTGGCTGTTCGGGCACCCGGAGGTCTACATCCTGCTGCTGCCGGCATTGGGTGTGTGGTCTGAAGTGGTGTCGACGTTTGTTGGCAAGCGAATCTACGGCTATACCTCACTGGTGTACGCCACGATGTGCATCGCGGTGTTTTCGTTCGGCGTTTGGCTGCACCACTTTTTCACCATGGGGCAAAGTGCCAACGTTAACGCCATTTTCGGTATTGCCACGATGATCATTGGCATACCCACCGGCGTTAAGGTGTACGACTGGATCCTGACCATGTACCGGGGCCGGATCCGCATCACCACGCCTATGCTCTTCCATATCAACTTCCTGCTGACCTTTGTACTGGGTGGTATGACCGGCATCCTGCTGGCCAACCCCACTGTCGACTTCCAGGTGCACAACTCCCTGTTTCTGATTGCGCACTTTCACAACATGATCATTCCGGGTGTGCTGTTTGGCATGTTTGCCGCCGTCCAGTACTGGTTCCCCAAAGCCTTTGGGTACCGTTTGCACGAAGGTTGGGGCAAGGCGGCGTTCTGGTCGTTGGCCCCGGGCTTTTTATTGGCGTTTTTCCCGCTCTACTGGCTCGGCATGAATGGCGCGCCACGTCGCACCGTGATGTGGGCAGACCCCGCTTTTTACCCTTGGTTGGCCTTGGCGATGCTGGGAGCGGTGCTGCTGTTGGTGGGCACTGTGTTCTTGCTGGTACAGATCGGCGTGTCGATCCGTCAGCGCCGTCAGCTTGCCGTACCGCTGGGCGATCCTTGGGACGGGCGCTCGCTGGAATGGTCGATTCCCTCGCCACCGCCAGCCTGGAACTTTGCCGTGGTGCCACAGGTGGACGGCCGGGACGCCTTTACCGAGGCCAAGAAAGACGGTCAGGCCTATCGCTCACCGGCGGCTTACAGCGACATTGAAATTCCGTGCAATTCCATGGTCGCGCCGCTGATTGGCATCTTTACCTTTACCTTGTCGTTTGCCCTGGTGTGGCATATCTGGTGGCTAGCCGTGGTTTCGTTCATCTTGGTCTGGGGGGGGGTGATCGCTCGATCGTTTGTCTCGCAGACCCACGAAATCATCCCGGCCAGCCGGGTAGAGGCCGAGAACGAAGCTTTTCTGGCTGCTGCACGCGTCACCCCCGGGGTGACGCGTGACCTGGAAATGAGCCCTGAAAACCGAGGCAAGGCTGCTCCCGACAGGCTTGGACAGCCTGGCCAGAAACGACCTGATGACGTGCTGGAGTCAGCGATATGA
- a CDS encoding cytochrome c oxidase subunit 3 yields MNASQPLHPGVNLDVTDRKSHEKASEVIFGFWIFLMSDLVLFAALFATYAAMSTQGIAQGPVPSEVFDLGSAFIETLLLLLSSFTFGFAILAMKYSTSRLRLLAWLGVTALLGAAFVAFELHDYYVMIENNNAWPQTSGFLSAYYLLTGTHAVHVSAGLLWMIVLAVQVMTLGPNPLVKLRLLRLALFWHMLDIVWVGIFTFVYLFGVAA; encoded by the coding sequence ATGAATGCATCTCAACCTCTGCATCCAGGCGTGAACCTGGATGTGACTGACCGCAAGAGCCATGAGAAAGCGTCAGAAGTCATCTTCGGTTTCTGGATTTTCCTGATGAGCGACCTGGTGCTGTTTGCCGCGCTCTTTGCCACGTATGCGGCCATGAGCACACAAGGCATTGCTCAAGGGCCGGTCCCCTCCGAGGTCTTTGACCTCGGTTCGGCGTTTATTGAAACGCTGTTGCTGTTGCTGTCGAGTTTCACGTTCGGCTTCGCCATATTGGCCATGAAGTACAGCACCAGCCGTCTGCGGTTGCTGGCTTGGCTTGGTGTCACGGCATTGCTCGGTGCGGCGTTCGTGGCGTTCGAGCTTCACGATTACTACGTGATGATCGAGAACAATAATGCGTGGCCGCAAACCAGCGGCTTCCTGTCCGCTTACTACCTGCTGACTGGCACCCATGCCGTCCACGTATCGGCAGGCCTCTTGTGGATGATCGTGCTGGCGGTTCAGGTGATGACGCTTGGGCCCAACCCCCTTGTCAAACTGCGCCTCCTGCGCCTAGCGCTGTTCTGGCACATGCTGGATATCGTCTGGGTGGGGATCTTCACTTTCGTCTACCTGTTCGGAGTCGCCGCATGA
- the cyoD gene encoding cytochrome o ubiquinol oxidase subunit IV yields MNLKTASNSVPPAESRNEQRNYCVGLCLALLLTLIAFGLVWLNMVSGTQALAVLGVLALVQVVVHLRFFLHIDLGKSHHDDLMLILFTSLILLLIVLGTIWILWDQHARMM; encoded by the coding sequence ATGAATCTAAAAACCGCATCGAACAGCGTCCCGCCGGCCGAGTCGCGCAATGAGCAGCGCAACTATTGTGTCGGCCTCTGCCTGGCGCTGTTGCTGACCCTGATCGCGTTCGGCCTGGTCTGGCTGAACATGGTGAGCGGCACTCAGGCTCTCGCTGTGCTGGGGGTGTTGGCGCTGGTGCAAGTGGTGGTGCACCTGCGCTTCTTCTTGCACATCGATTTGGGCAAGTCCCATCATGATGACCTGATGCTCATCCTGTTCACTTCATTGATACTGCTGCTGATTGTATTGGGGACCATCTGGATCTTGTGGGATCAACATGCACGCATGATGTAA
- a CDS encoding cytochrome c, translated as MKSNRLRNGLVGFIGVAVLLALAVLLGVFRPSTVAPDVQQPLTDAQTRELLPRGRELALAGNCMGCHSLPQGPRGAGGVPIDTPFGTLYSTNITPDKTYGIGKYSREDFHRVLRDGIAPGNRNLYPGMPFVFTHITRAEDIDALYAYIMSLPSITEPNVANTGVFRLPVRPFMNFWALINFPDRQPPVREGASEQWLRGAYLVEGLGHCGACHTPRNVTMGVSFARSLEGGDVVDGLVVPDITAQTLAKRGFNTQSLSEYLSSGISAQGTAFGSMYTVTHFSTSAMQAADVDAIASYLMTGKDGQLLKPAKGPEPLPAASDTPLQRGRLSYLSACAGCHGTNGEGIPNVAPPMNGNIAVVMDSPVNLLTVILQGVPTQTFTGNQRMYAMPGFADRMSAEEVAGLASWMRAQWGGQGKAITAEQVEAIAPAK; from the coding sequence ATGAAAAGTAATCGTTTACGCAATGGCTTGGTGGGTTTCATAGGTGTCGCGGTTTTGCTTGCTCTAGCCGTACTCCTGGGTGTGTTCCGTCCCTCAACGGTTGCACCTGATGTACAACAACCGCTGACAGATGCGCAGACCCGGGAGTTGCTCCCTCGTGGCCGTGAGTTGGCCCTGGCTGGAAACTGCATGGGCTGCCATTCGCTGCCTCAGGGGCCAAGAGGCGCCGGCGGTGTACCTATTGATACACCGTTTGGAACCCTCTATTCGACCAACATAACCCCTGACAAGACCTATGGCATCGGCAAGTACAGCCGTGAAGACTTTCATCGTGTGCTGCGTGATGGCATCGCACCCGGCAACAGGAATCTGTATCCGGGCATGCCTTTTGTTTTCACGCATATCACGCGCGCCGAAGACATTGATGCCTTGTATGCCTACATCATGAGCCTGCCGTCTATTACTGAGCCCAATGTTGCTAACACCGGAGTGTTCAGGCTGCCTGTGCGGCCATTCATGAACTTTTGGGCATTGATCAACTTTCCAGACCGTCAACCGCCTGTACGGGAGGGGGCATCGGAACAATGGTTGCGCGGCGCTTATTTAGTGGAAGGTCTGGGGCATTGCGGGGCCTGTCATACGCCGCGCAATGTCACGATGGGTGTTTCTTTTGCACGCTCCCTGGAGGGAGGTGACGTCGTTGATGGCCTGGTGGTCCCTGACATCACTGCACAGACGCTGGCAAAGCGAGGCTTCAACACTCAGTCATTGAGCGAGTATCTGAGCTCCGGCATCTCTGCCCAAGGCACAGCCTTTGGCAGCATGTATACCGTGACGCACTTCTCTACCAGTGCGATGCAAGCGGCTGATGTGGATGCTATCGCCTCATACCTGATGACCGGTAAGGATGGTCAATTGCTTAAGCCTGCAAAAGGACCTGAGCCACTACCTGCTGCCAGTGATACGCCGTTGCAGCGTGGCCGACTCAGTTACCTCTCCGCGTGTGCCGGATGTCACGGGACCAATGGGGAAGGCATTCCAAATGTTGCGCCGCCAATGAATGGCAATATTGCTGTCGTCATGGACAGCCCGGTTAATCTGCTGACCGTTATTTTGCAGGGGGTTCCTACACAAACGTTCACCGGGAATCAGCGTATGTATGCTATGCCGGGATTTGCGGATCGCATGAGTGCTGAGGAAGTGGCCGGACTAGCCTCCTGGATGCGTGCTCAATGGGGCGGCCAGGGCAAGGCAATTACGGCAGAGCAAGTCGAGGCAATCGCTCCTGCCAAATAA
- a CDS encoding (2Fe-2S)-binding protein, whose product MEKRSLTLTINGQKVGPVDAPVGMPMIDFLHDHLDLTGTRFGCGQGICHACTVMEIQPDGIPIETRTCIFDAHFFNGKTLITIEGQAKRDEHGEVSDLTPIQQAFIEHFSFQCGYCTPGFVTAATVFVESLKRQPVKRADLQSRIETALNDHICRCTGYVRYYQAVQDVALKTPGCVID is encoded by the coding sequence ATTGAGAAACGCTCACTGACCCTCACCATAAACGGTCAGAAAGTAGGTCCGGTAGACGCGCCTGTGGGCATGCCCATGATCGATTTTTTGCATGATCATCTTGATCTGACAGGCACTCGTTTTGGTTGCGGGCAAGGTATTTGCCATGCGTGCACCGTCATGGAAATTCAACCCGACGGAATCCCCATAGAGACGCGTACGTGTATCTTTGACGCCCATTTTTTTAATGGCAAAACGCTGATTACCATTGAAGGCCAGGCTAAGCGGGATGAGCATGGCGAGGTGAGCGACCTGACCCCGATACAGCAGGCATTTATCGAACACTTTTCATTTCAGTGCGGTTATTGCACTCCGGGGTTCGTGACTGCAGCCACCGTGTTTGTTGAATCTTTAAAACGCCAACCTGTAAAACGTGCCGACTTACAAAGTCGAATCGAAACAGCGCTCAATGACCATATCTGTCGTTGTACCGGGTATGTCCGTTACTACCAGGCTGTTCAGGACGTCGCGCTGAAGACTCCTGGCTGTGTGATCGACTAA
- a CDS encoding xanthine dehydrogenase family protein molybdopterin-binding subunit, with translation MASGINRRDFIKLGTFAGITVMFGRLPALQAREVHSGAQTSEWMAPDGNVKYRWDAIRKVTGEKVFARDFRSKNLPGWPEKQAHGFFLKATDVEHAFDDIDLSMLGPDLQPDRVLKHADLEKDGVRVPELADLGVGFYGQDFLLPAGNTAPLYGHPVALLIFHDFDRFEAAKRRLRFETTAVKYGRKTGLIQPPNYGAARYVRIGGETPSAPPAFAPIQDAVIWGNFDGDTPTWPKADPDGIFVPRSVLLPHRGGGGVRDPLKVAQQTDEPMRRGMAAAGIIEAEIEAARNNPAKLVVQRQGFSQSIDPSAMEPDNGNAWYDASTRTLHVLIAAQSPYEVARVAAFMVKDNKRFPVEKIELVSGTTVGYGSKDHSIFPFYTIAACFYGDGLPVRLANDRYEQFQLGMKRHSIEMDLTLVADRKTGKFEVLKAFYNCNGGGRANFSFSVAQVAATAAQSIYYFPKSDLATAAIATAAVEAGSMRGYGTLQAMSITELLIDEVAAQLGMDAIELRKRNALQAGDPNTQGAVQLGDPRNLEMLDLASSHPLWLNREQEKVKYEAANPGRRYGVGFAQVQKDYGTGADTTALLLEFDAAGKITMRHCVQEIGTGATTAQQVMVQRLLGKAPDIAIFGETNFAQLPLKSNFEPFSITQEQQDEFARDPFWVPAILPAMSASNSVYFIGFGTRQAAQFLLENTVWPAAQAIWSSGPAGGQLASGYMTAKDLRAVPGGIGGGGMAPIAFEAIARKAHEMGLVTGVALHCFSRWQWARADFEIPGLGIKNLPADAIAVRYGDAAPESLKARMSTGGYDFIKRSNVQFPSAQRNNAGVTTYTPAACLVELNVNTFTGHVEIMNHHSLLDPGNIIVPALVSGQQQGGIAMGIGHALMEELPLYGDGPGNGTWNFNRYRLPRAKDVAVWTQTATYLDPLTETSPPKGLAEVVMIPVVAATGNAITHAIGTRFYHLPVTANKIKKALML, from the coding sequence ATGGCATCAGGCATCAATCGACGCGACTTTATCAAGCTTGGAACGTTTGCGGGTATCACTGTTATGTTCGGCCGCTTGCCTGCGCTTCAGGCGCGTGAAGTTCATTCAGGAGCGCAAACATCCGAATGGATGGCGCCCGATGGCAATGTGAAATATCGATGGGATGCGATACGAAAAGTCACGGGCGAAAAAGTATTCGCCCGTGACTTCCGCTCCAAAAACCTGCCTGGCTGGCCTGAAAAACAAGCACATGGTTTTTTCCTCAAAGCAACCGACGTCGAACATGCATTTGACGATATTGACCTGTCGATGCTTGGGCCAGACTTGCAGCCAGATCGGGTTTTAAAGCATGCCGATTTGGAAAAAGACGGTGTTCGGGTCCCCGAACTGGCAGATTTAGGCGTTGGGTTTTACGGTCAGGACTTTCTGCTGCCGGCGGGTAACACGGCCCCACTATACGGGCACCCTGTGGCTTTATTGATCTTCCATGACTTTGACCGTTTTGAAGCGGCCAAGCGGCGTTTGCGATTCGAAACCACTGCAGTCAAATATGGCAGAAAGACGGGATTGATCCAGCCTCCCAATTATGGAGCGGCGCGTTATGTGAGAATCGGTGGTGAGACGCCATCTGCCCCTCCTGCCTTTGCACCTATCCAGGATGCTGTTATTTGGGGGAATTTTGACGGTGATACGCCGACCTGGCCTAAAGCGGATCCGGACGGCATCTTTGTTCCGCGTTCAGTCTTGTTGCCCCATCGCGGCGGTGGCGGCGTTCGCGATCCATTAAAGGTCGCTCAGCAGACCGATGAGCCGATGCGCCGGGGTATGGCCGCTGCGGGCATTATTGAGGCAGAGATTGAAGCTGCACGTAACAACCCTGCAAAACTTGTTGTGCAACGCCAGGGTTTTTCGCAGTCCATTGACCCCAGTGCCATGGAGCCTGATAACGGCAATGCTTGGTACGATGCATCGACGCGTACCTTGCATGTACTGATTGCTGCGCAGTCTCCGTATGAAGTTGCGCGGGTTGCCGCGTTCATGGTCAAAGATAACAAGCGCTTTCCAGTTGAAAAGATTGAACTGGTGTCTGGCACCACCGTTGGATATGGCTCCAAAGATCACTCCATTTTCCCTTTCTACACGATTGCAGCTTGTTTTTATGGCGATGGCCTGCCCGTGCGCCTGGCAAATGACCGCTACGAGCAGTTCCAGTTGGGTATGAAGCGCCACAGTATCGAGATGGATCTAACGCTGGTCGCTGATCGCAAGACCGGGAAGTTCGAGGTGCTTAAAGCTTTCTATAATTGTAATGGTGGTGGTCGCGCCAACTTTTCTTTCTCAGTGGCGCAAGTCGCTGCCACCGCAGCTCAGTCCATCTATTATTTTCCCAAGTCCGATCTGGCCACTGCTGCGATTGCAACAGCCGCAGTCGAAGCGGGCTCGATGCGCGGGTACGGCACTCTCCAGGCCATGTCTATCACAGAGTTACTGATTGACGAAGTTGCTGCGCAGTTGGGAATGGACGCCATTGAGTTACGTAAGCGAAATGCATTGCAGGCGGGCGATCCAAACACTCAGGGTGCTGTCCAGCTGGGTGACCCACGTAATCTGGAGATGCTTGACCTCGCCTCGAGTCATCCACTGTGGCTAAACCGCGAGCAGGAAAAAGTTAAATACGAGGCAGCCAATCCCGGCCGTCGCTACGGCGTGGGCTTTGCACAAGTTCAGAAAGACTATGGAACGGGGGCAGATACAACGGCGCTGTTATTAGAGTTCGATGCAGCAGGCAAGATTACAATGCGCCACTGCGTACAAGAAATTGGTACCGGTGCTACGACGGCGCAGCAAGTCATGGTGCAGCGCTTGTTGGGCAAGGCACCTGATATCGCAATTTTTGGTGAAACCAACTTCGCTCAGTTGCCGCTCAAGAGTAATTTCGAACCGTTCTCCATTACACAGGAACAACAGGACGAGTTTGCACGGGACCCCTTCTGGGTACCCGCTATTTTGCCCGCGATGAGCGCTTCAAACAGTGTCTACTTCATCGGATTTGGTACACGTCAGGCTGCTCAATTTCTACTTGAAAATACTGTTTGGCCGGCTGCACAGGCCATTTGGAGCAGTGGTCCGGCAGGAGGCCAACTGGCGAGTGGCTATATGACCGCCAAAGACCTGCGGGCAGTGCCTGGCGGCATCGGCGGCGGTGGTATGGCGCCAATAGCATTCGAAGCAATCGCCCGTAAAGCGCATGAAATGGGACTTGTCACAGGCGTTGCCCTGCACTGCTTCAGCCGTTGGCAATGGGCTCGTGCCGATTTCGAGATTCCTGGACTGGGGATCAAGAATCTACCCGCAGATGCAATCGCAGTGCGCTATGGAGATGCGGCTCCTGAGTCGTTGAAGGCAAGAATGTCTACCGGAGGCTATGACTTCATCAAGCGCAGTAACGTTCAGTTTCCGTCTGCCCAGCGCAACAACGCGGGTGTCACCACCTATACACCCGCAGCCTGCCTGGTAGAACTAAATGTCAACACCTTCACAGGGCACGTTGAGATCATGAATCATCACAGCTTGCTCGATCCCGGCAATATCATTGTGCCTGCTCTGGTGTCAGGCCAGCAGCAAGGCGGTATCGCCATGGGTATTGGTCACGCACTGATGGAAGAACTCCCTTTGTACGGTGATGGCCCGGGGAACGGCACCTGGAACTTCAACCGCTACAGGTTGCCACGGGCCAAAGATGTCGCCGTGTGGACGCAAACGGCCACCTATCTTGATCCTCTCACTGAAACATCCCCACCCAAAGGGTTAGCCGAGGTGGTGATGATCCCGGTTGTCGCTGCGACGGGTAATGCCATTACTCATGCCATTGGAACGCGCTTCTATCACCTTCCCGTGACAGCCAACAAAATTAAAAAGGCGTTGATGCTATGA
- a CDS encoding XdhC family protein — translation MDAIDITVLRALHAWRQAGQAALLITVVKTWGSSPRPVGAMLALRVGAEMVGSVSGGCIEDDLFDRFKDIETTPSTTVVRYGVTAEEANRFGLPCGGTIELMVERNPCAERLEQLLEYLDGGALVRRTVDCETGDVQLTVVNKYAPLFLDDQQLAMYIGPRWRMLLIGAGVLARYLAAIAQSTGFTVTVCDPRPEHTFSWNESEVPLLRCMPDDAVTAFRPDPSSCVVTLSHDPKLDDLAIIEALQSPAFYVGAIGSRQNNEARRARLIEHFEIEKETMQRLHGPIGLFIDSKTPAEIAVSIMAEIIAIKNGVILEPAMQISVGKLKKSSLSAADLV, via the coding sequence ATGGATGCTATCGATATAACAGTTTTGCGTGCTCTGCACGCATGGCGCCAAGCAGGGCAAGCCGCGTTGCTCATCACTGTTGTAAAGACCTGGGGGTCATCACCTCGTCCAGTCGGAGCGATGCTGGCCCTGCGAGTCGGGGCAGAAATGGTGGGGTCAGTCTCGGGCGGGTGCATTGAGGATGACCTGTTTGATCGCTTTAAAGATATTGAAACGACGCCATCAACCACTGTGGTTCGTTATGGCGTGACCGCAGAGGAAGCAAACCGTTTTGGCCTGCCTTGCGGGGGCACCATTGAGTTGATGGTGGAGCGCAACCCTTGTGCAGAGCGGCTTGAACAGCTACTGGAATATCTGGATGGCGGGGCCTTGGTGCGGCGTACCGTGGATTGCGAAACCGGGGATGTGCAGTTAACCGTCGTCAACAAGTACGCGCCTTTGTTTTTAGATGATCAGCAACTGGCAATGTACATAGGCCCGCGATGGCGCATGTTGCTGATCGGTGCCGGGGTACTCGCAAGGTATCTAGCGGCAATTGCCCAGAGCACGGGATTTACGGTCACGGTATGCGACCCTCGTCCTGAACATACATTCAGCTGGAACGAGAGCGAAGTCCCCCTGTTACGGTGTATGCCAGATGATGCAGTCACCGCTTTCAGGCCAGATCCAAGCTCATGCGTGGTGACGCTTAGTCACGATCCTAAACTGGATGATTTGGCGATAATCGAGGCGCTCCAGAGCCCCGCTTTTTATGTCGGTGCCATTGGTTCGCGTCAGAACAATGAGGCTCGGCGTGCACGATTGATTGAGCACTTTGAGATTGAAAAGGAAACGATGCAACGGCTGCATGGCCCCATTGGTTTATTCATCGACAGTAAAACGCCTGCTGAAATAGCGGTGAGCATTATGGCGGAGATTATTGCCATTAAAAACGGTGTCATCCTTGAACCTGCGATGCAGATTAGCGTGGGCAAACTAAAAAAAAGCAGCTTGAGCGCAGCCGACTTAGTCTGA
- a CDS encoding nucleotidyltransferase family protein, producing the protein MNMNVTVLVLAAGKGMRFACSGGHTHKLQALLAGKPVMSHVLEAVEKAGLQCHVVSPAGAETEGMGDSIACGVRSTQGAAGWLILPADMPLVCSTTLRTVAQALITDEPYQAVVPYWKQRQGHPVAFAASCAEALLDLRGDQGARSVLQALDSQGQVKALLVDDPGIVHDIDTVEDLQRAELWLCTH; encoded by the coding sequence ATGAACATGAACGTAACGGTGTTAGTGCTGGCAGCAGGTAAAGGAATGCGCTTTGCTTGCAGTGGTGGCCATACACATAAACTGCAAGCGCTACTGGCTGGAAAACCGGTAATGAGCCATGTGCTGGAAGCCGTGGAAAAGGCTGGCTTGCAGTGCCATGTAGTCAGTCCTGCAGGAGCAGAGACTGAGGGTATGGGTGACTCCATTGCCTGCGGTGTGCGTTCTACGCAGGGTGCGGCGGGTTGGTTGATCTTGCCTGCTGATATGCCACTGGTGTGCTCTACAACACTTCGCACCGTTGCGCAGGCTTTAATCACTGACGAACCCTATCAGGCCGTCGTGCCGTACTGGAAACAGCGCCAAGGCCACCCTGTCGCTTTCGCAGCGAGTTGTGCTGAGGCGTTGCTGGACTTGCGGGGTGACCAAGGGGCTCGCTCAGTACTGCAAGCCCTGGACAGTCAAGGGCAAGTCAAAGCCCTGTTGGTTGATGACCCAGGCATCGTGCATGACATCGACACCGTAGAAGATTTACAACGAGCCGAACTCTGGCTTTGTACCCATTGA
- a CDS encoding SDR family oxidoreductase, whose product MRSTFVTGATGLLGNNLVRELVARGYAVKALVRSRIKGEQQFNDLPGVELVVGDMADIEAFAAALQGCDTVFHTAAFFRDNYKGGNHWEALEKINVTGTRELIHQAYRAGIRRFVHTSSIAVLDGPPDTVIDETCLRAEADADNYYRSKILADREVLAFLETHPEMQACMVLPGWMWGPGDIGPTSSGQLIKDVVNRKLPGLIPGTFSLVDARDVARAQVSAAQHGRRGERYLAAGRNLTMRQIVPLLGRIAGVKTPARHLPIPALYILASVQEAYARLTGKPVLLSMATLRLLIREENRTCFNHRKSEQELGLTFRGLEQTITDTITWYREHGGFKTTTPMQHAG is encoded by the coding sequence ATGCGCAGCACATTCGTTACCGGAGCAACCGGCTTGCTCGGCAACAACCTGGTGCGGGAGTTGGTCGCGCGTGGCTACGCGGTCAAAGCCCTGGTCCGCTCAAGAATTAAAGGTGAGCAGCAATTCAACGATCTGCCGGGTGTGGAACTGGTTGTCGGGGACATGGCTGACATCGAGGCGTTCGCAGCCGCCCTGCAAGGGTGCGACACAGTGTTTCATACCGCTGCTTTTTTCCGCGACAACTACAAAGGGGGCAACCACTGGGAAGCACTCGAAAAAATCAATGTCACCGGCACCCGCGAGCTGATTCACCAGGCCTATCGCGCGGGGATCCGGCGGTTTGTCCACACCTCTTCAATTGCCGTACTGGACGGTCCACCTGACACCGTTATCGATGAAACATGCCTGCGAGCCGAAGCCGACGCGGATAACTATTACCGCAGCAAAATTCTCGCTGACCGTGAGGTTCTGGCGTTTCTTGAAACGCATCCCGAGATGCAGGCCTGCATGGTTCTACCCGGCTGGATGTGGGGACCCGGCGACATTGGACCGACGTCCTCGGGGCAACTGATCAAGGATGTCGTCAACAGAAAATTACCCGGGCTGATTCCCGGTACGTTCTCCCTGGTCGATGCCCGCGATGTGGCACGGGCCCAGGTTTCGGCCGCCCAGCACGGCCGCCGAGGAGAGCGTTATCTCGCGGCAGGCCGCAACCTGACCATGCGTCAGATAGTCCCCCTGCTGGGGCGCATCGCAGGGGTCAAGACACCCGCTCGGCATCTGCCGATACCCGCGCTGTACATACTGGCCAGTGTGCAGGAGGCCTACGCACGCCTGACCGGCAAACCCGTTTTGCTGAGCATGGCAACCTTGCGCCTATTGATCCGAGAGGAGAATCGCACCTGTTTTAACCACCGCAAGAGTGAACAAGAACTTGGCCTGACTTTTCGGGGGCTGGAGCAGACAATAACGGACACCATTACCTGGTACCGGGAACATGGCGGGTTTAAAACCACCACCCCGATGCAGCACGCGGGATAG